Within the Aspergillus luchuensis IFO 4308 DNA, chromosome 5, nearly complete sequence genome, the region GACAAACGACCAGACCACTGCAGAAATGAATCCGAATGCTCGCCTGGTGTGCTACGGAGCTGACCTCGTGGGCATTTTTATATTTGTCCTTGGCTCCCAGGTTTCAACAGTGGGTTGTCTGACATTCCCCTGGTTGGGAGGGAGAACGAAGGGACCGCGAGCCACTCGCGATGGACTCAAAACATAGATGATCCGCGTGGCTCATATTTGGGGAATCCAAGGGCTTGGTCGATGGTGATGTATGTATGGCTGGTTTATCCCGTTGTGTACCTTGATGGACGCAAGGGGTGCTCAGGGCGGCGCATCCTCATGTaggagggtggagggagaaagcTTGATGGGTACGTGGATCGGCAAACCGGCACTAAGAAGGGCACATTCCGGGGGACAGAGTCTTACACAATTGTCTGATATCCTTGGTTTATTGCGCGGCATGGTTTACTCCTCCTAACCGTTCTGCAGGAGAGCCGCGTGTGCATCCAGGATACATGCTTGACAGCAGCTGCGAGACTAACGCGTCTGTTTCACGATGACAGGAGGGTTATTTGCTCGATGATGGGAGTTAATTCAGCCTGGGATGGATCGCATTCGATGAAGGGCGTTCTCCTTGTggcgaagaagtcatcgTGGAATGATCAAGGTGAGGTTGTGCAACAGTCGCGTACTTGTTGTTGCCAGGAGGTTCGAAACAGTTTTAGACTAAGAGCCGAACTACAAATATTAACCCAAAGTTATTTTGCATACTTCCTTACTGATCAGATCTTCCATTGTTAGCTGGCTGATGCCTAAGGTGGTCAATCAATTCTTAACAACAAATTGTGCAATTTGGTAGAGCATTATTTCACTACTTCAGAGAACACGAAAAAAGCTTATACTATTAGCGACTGGTATGGTGCAGTGGCAATGTCGAGTGGGATATATATACTCACCAAAGAAATTCAAGTGTTTGTTCACTTCTGTACCTCCCTCAGTGTGGATGTTCTGTCCCTTCGAGAATCCTCCAGTATCCCACCAGAGGCGCAATGATTGACCGAACTGCCTTGGAGACATTATCGTTGTCAAGTGTACAATTCTGCCAATTCAAGCATTGTTCTGTCACCTGACGATAGCTTTGCCCGCTTTTCGCCTCCACAAATGGTAGAAGGCGGAGTGCCGTATTGCGATTAGCCACAATCTGCACTTCATCATGATCTTCCCCTGTCTTTAACGCCTCCAGGGTCTGACACTGAGACAGCTCCACCAGTACGAACCCCAAATGAATAAAAGGTGTTCCCACCTGTACCTGACTGGGCTCATTATTCAGGTCCCACTCAACATAGGGTACGGGTACGGGTTTGGGTGCGGGTTTGGATGCGGGTTCATGTTTTGAGACGCGTGGATCTTTGAAAACCATGATGTCTCGAGCTCTCCACTCTCTTTTGAGCCAGCTCCCGTGAAAGTGGAGAACTGCACATGCAAGATCTACCGCGATTTTTAAACGATCTTGAAAGGTGAAGCTTTCTTGAGCAGTAACATcagaaggcgaggaggacaGTATTGCAAATAGCTCTTCAAGAGATTTTGAATGTATGTTCCGTACGCTCTCTGCATTGCTTCGCAGATGGTAAATATTATGTCTGTGCATTGTGTCTGTCACGTACCCGAGAAGCATCTCATTGCTCTCGTTGATACCGACGGCTGACAGTGAAACGCACATATTGGTGATCTGAACTGCGGCCGGCAGGTCTTGGGCTCCAATGACGGTTCCTTGTTCGGTACCTGAAACTCCTTGGGGGAAGCTGATGTTGGGTATGTTTTCATTAGTTGATAGCCCTTGCTGGCTTGACGTAGTATGGCTATCACGACACAGTTCCTGCGGGGGACTATGATTATCTGGTTTAGCCTCGACTTCGTGCCAGCGATTAGGGTTCTCCAAAGTCAGGACCTCCATCTTCAATCTAATCGTCTGAGATTCAAGGTCCGGTAGCTTTGACGGGTCACATGTCCATGGGGAGTTCGAGAAGTCAAACATAAAGTAAAGTCTGTGCTGAGGCTTGCAAAGACATGGCCAATAATTCCCGTTAATGATCGCATTATGCAGGCTGCTTGCTAATTGACGGTCTATTTGGTGTTGCCGTAACGTTTTTGGGGATACGGCCCTTCTTGCATTTATCTCCCGAATCTGGTTGCATTGCGCCACGAAGGTCTCTAGATGGCGGCGGAAATACACGATCTGTTCGATCAGGCCTGCGTAAACGGTATGTAGGGAGAGATCGCGGATTTTCTTCAGGtgttttttgatttttttggGGGAGGTAATGTTGGTTACCTGGCAGGCACGTGAACTTGGTCAGCGGCTTGGAAACCTTATGAAGATGCTTGTTCCACTCACAAATCTGCCAGTTCTGTCAACACTTAAGCCCAACTCCTCGGATAGCGTATTTAGCAATCTTAATAGTACTTCCAATGTTCTCGTGAAATGGTTATAATTAGTGTCTCCAAGCTTCCACCTCAGCTAGTCCCGTACCTCCGGGCTTTCCCAGAATTCGGAAGGGGAATCGCTAGTCTAATCGCCAAATCCACAGTAAGTGATTCCGTCCACAGCGATCAGCAGTGTATTGAGCAAGATTGCCCTCTCATTGTCTAATGCGGTGTAGTTGCGTTCCATCCAGCTCCGGTAAACCTCCCATTTTAGGCGATTTAACATCTGGAGCCCTTCGACATAGCTGCCGATCTGGTGTACCAGCAGTGGCAGAAGGGCTAGAACGACACCCGCTGCTTCGAGGCCAGTAGCCATTTTGGAGTGCCGGACTTATGAACAgcaatgaggaagagacagTCTGTATAGCAGGCGAGGCTGGGACATGAACGAGTGCAACAAATGACCCTCATACCCCGCTCTCTGTAATACATGAACTGCTCACGTCAGGCTGGCGCTTGCAACAATCTTCACTGTGGCCTCCCTCAACTCAGGACAGGCAATTTGTCGCCATAGCATCAAGAATGGCTCAGGCTATCTCATCTACTGTTTTCGCTATCATCCTACAGTTGGGGCACTGGATCTCAGTCGTACAGCTTGGGCTGTTCCATGATCAGGTCCCCGTGTCTCTCTGGGAAGATGAAATAGGGCGGTTGCGAGTGTGGGCTGTAGATGTTGGTGCCGATGAACGCAGTTCATTGTCGCTGGACTACAGACTGCGCGACTCATCTCACCTCAAGGACCAGATCTCCAACCTTCTTGAACAGCTTCAAAGGAGCTGTGAAAAATTGCTGGAGATAGCAAATCCTGGTTCGGCTGATGGGAAGCTTCCGGATTCTGATATGAACGAAAAAATCCAGACAAAGCTCCAGACAGAGTCCCAGGCGGAGTCCCAGACAGAACTCCAATCAATTTATCACTCTGTGCATAATATAGTGGACTGTCTCTTCCGTATTGCACCAGCAATCCGTCAACCTGCCAGAAACCATTTTGTTCTAGGGATCAAGGAGTCTGGCGAGCTGCCATTTGAGTATTCCGAGAGACACCTTGTTCTCGAGAATTACTCTCGAGCAGATCTTCGGATCGTCGATCGGCTTGCAACAGCGATATCACTGCGCCGGAAAATGCTGCAGTATAGGAGAGAATGCCATTCGAACCTCGCTATAGGACTGGACAAGCTCGAGGAAGGCGAGTCTGACACACCAAATTTTGTCAACCGGGACATGTTACAGCTTGGGGAGCTGGAGGAATTGAAGGACTCCAATTGCTCGCGTGCAGCACTTCTTGAACAAGAAGGTGATGAAGCAATGGTTCTTTTCCCCTGTCAGATAGTGGGGGAAAGGTATGAATGCCCTTATTGCTTCTTCATGGTCCGGGTTGATTGCAGTGAACATTCTTGGGCCCAGCACGTCCTCGACGACATCATGCCATATGTCTGTGTCTTCCCATGCTGCCCATCGCCTTTTCGTCTGTATGAATCCCGGCAAGAATGGTCCGCACACTGCCAACTTCATCTCAAGGAGTTGGCTAATGGGCTCCTAGGCTATCAACCAGAGTGTCGACCGGAGTACCCACGAGAGCGTCGTCTACCAGAGTGGCCAATAGACTGGCCAACAGAGTGTCCCTTATGCACGCTGAGCACAACTTCCGACACAAGCTGGGAGAGTCACGTGGCCAAACATCTAGAGAAACTGGCACTTCTTGCATTGCGTTGGCATCGGCGGGCGGACAATGCAGAAGAGATTCGTGTGGCCTACGCATACAATTGTGATGGTCGCGCCTATGGGAATGTACAAGGACGGTTCCAAGATGCTCCCGATTGGGTCGGGTTCGAGGCACCAGAACCCAGCACTTCGGAGAAAACGTCTTCTGGCAAAGACGCAGCAACGGAATCCCAATCTTGGAAACTTCTTTGGTGGGTATGTTGTCGGTGTGGAGAATCACggaatgcagatgcagaagcCAGCGAGTGCCTTTCTTGTAAACATTGTCGCTGCACAAGCTGTCGGTCagttggaggatgatgacgatgtttCCCACGTATGCTCGCATATATGCAATCATATTTTCTTATGTTCTTTAAGTTATAGCAGAATGTGAACTGAATTACTTTGAACAAAAAGGAGATTGTAAGGCGTGAATTTTGCTCTTGATATCTTTTCAACTGATCTAAATTGTCACTACGCATAACCAATCCAAATCGAAAGGATAGTATGTACCTCCCTACTTTGACACGTACCACCCCATACAAGAAACAGGCGGTCGCAACACGAGGGAGAGATTTAAGGACATATATAAGTCCAAATAATCCGATCACTCTTGGCACGATTTTGACCTCGACGAATCATGGGGATACGACGGACAAGGCTTCGAATGTGCCgactccttccttccttccttccttccttccttccttccattcctcaGCCATTATCTTCCATGTTATGATGATATAAAAACCTGTAGTTAGTTCAACATTTCAAAACTTTGAGCAACAATGAAAGAACATCACTAGCTAGGGAAGCTCattttcttccttcgccAATCATATCCAATCaacgataataataataatggtaATAGTAAAATGGTGTATGCTCAAAGCGAACCCAAACGACCCCGTGAACAGTTGTCAGGCAATGGGATTAGAACGAGCATAAAATAATCAGTCTCGGTCTCAAAGCTAAAATTTGCTAGTGGAATGGAGAGTTTATCCATCAACAAGGGTATGTTGGAGAccttgaagaggagaaaaaaagaagaaaaggagattTCGcgaaaatttattttatctcgGGCGGTGGAGTGAGGTGCTTAGTAAGCTGGTGCTGTAGGccccaccccaccccccagCCATCGGGTTTATCAATTAGTAGTATTATTGCGGcgggttgggttggagggttttggatggagggggaggtgtgtgtgtgtgtgtgtgtgtgactTTGTGGGTGTTTTTTGCTTAGCTGGGATGTTCTGGTTGTATTGGACTTGGATGGTTGTTTTTGGGAGGTTGTACAATCGGGGTAGTATACTTGGGATGCTACAACAAGCTGTGGTACTGGGCACTGCATTATATGTTATGTGCATGAATGGGATATACAATCTGCCATTACTATCATCTCAGAGCTAGCTATATCTCTTAGAAACGTGCGAGAACCCTCTCCTGCGTATCGCCCAATGCCCATGTGTCGCTGTGGTTCTTGCTCTGCACGGACTTGGCCTGTTCCGCCGTGAAGCCCTTGGCCTCCACGGCCGGGTTATAGCCAAGCCCGGAAATCTTAGCAACGACGTCGGATGGCACCGGTGTAGCAACCTTGCCATCTGCGCGCTTGTACACCGTTACGACAACGGCACCGCCCAAGCCCAGGTTGTGCTGGAGTGCGGCATCAGTTCCATTGACCAGGCGGTTGTTGGCCCAGCCGCGCAAATGCCAGACCAGCTCTGCACATTGCGCCAGACCCGTGGCGCCCAATGGGTGACCCTTGGAGATGAGACCGCCCGATGGATTGATGACCATCTTGCCTCCGTAGGTGATGTCTCCCTTTCGAACCATTTCGTGAGCCTTTCCGGGATCGGAAAGCTCTAGGGCGTCGATGGTGATCATCTCGTTGGCGGAGAAGCAGTCGTGCAGCTCGCAGACCTTGATGTCCTTCACGTTGACGCCAGCTTCTGCAGTCGCGGCGCGGCATGCCCCGCGGGACATACCGAAGCCCATCAAGTCAATGGAGCTGCGGTTGTAGAGCGAGCTGTTGTCCGAAGCGAGCTGCTGGCCCGCGATGAGGATGGCCTGATCCTTGAGATGCGGGCGTGCATCGAGGAATGCTTGGGAAACAAtgacggcggcggcagctccATCCGACGTCGGGCAACACTGCAGCTTAGTGAGAGGTTCGTGGATCTTGGGCGCCTTAAGAATCTGCTCGAGTGTGTATTCGTCCTGGAACTGAGAGTATGGGTTGCGCTTCGAGTGCTCGTGGTTGATACGAGCAATCTCGGCAAAGTCCTCTGTCTTAGCGCCGTATCTAGTCCTTGTTAGTACTCGTACATGTGAACAAACGACGTAAGCAACTTACTTCTCCATATATTCACGTCCAGCATTGCCAAACATTTGTGCAGCACCAGGAGCATTGGTGATTCCCCTAGTTTCTGCCATCATGGTACCGAACAGTCCAGTAGGATTGGCGCGGTCATTATAGACTGACTGCAGACTTCCAGGGCTCATCTTCTCGAAACCGACAACCAAGACACAATCAGCAGCTCCATGCGAGACCATGGTGCGAGCCATGGCCAGGCCGGTGGATCCAGTGGAGCAGTTGTTGTTGACATTGTAAATGGGGATCTGGGTCAGACCGAACTGATAGAACACGCGCTGGCCGCAAGTGCTGTCACCGTAGACGTAGCAGGCGACACCTTGCTCGACGTCGTCGTAGTTGATATGCGCATCCAGCATGGCTTTGACACCAGCTTCAAAACCAAGCTCATGGTAATCGACCTTGCCGCGTGGTTTGATGAACTTGGTCATTCCCACGCCAAGGACGTAGGCGGGACCAGATGGCTTCTTTCCCATGGTGGATGGAGTCTCGTAATAGTTCGTGATATTTCGTTAGTTGGTCGTAAGAGAAGCTGCAAGCTTGCAGGAATCTTGTCAATGGATATTTAGTATGTGAGTATAGAATTAGAATACGGGTGCAACGTTAAAATAAACCCCTGAAGCACATGGGGATAGCAGCGGAGATAAACTGAGGACCGTTGGATGCGGAGAGATCCCCTGCGGGGAACCGTGCCGACCGAGGTCCCGAGGATAAGCTGACCCCAGTTGTTCATGCACAACCACTGCATTGTGCTCTTATGCAATCAAGTCGATAGTTTTGGTCGATAATCTCTTCAGGTAGCCCTGATGTTTATCTTAGTACTATCCAAGCTTTGGGTAAAAGATGTGGACATCGGCAGATGCACATCATCACTTCATGTTCATCCCATGTGAAGCCGGGCGGTCTCAAAGTCCCCAACAAGTCTGTCCCGAGGATGTCAAAGGCTAGGATGaactgaatgaatgaattcTGCAGTTCCGAGTGCCAGTGAGCATTATTCTGTAAGCATTCCTCTCATTGACAGGGGAGGAAGTAGTGCTGTTGATGGGCAGTCCTCTATGGGTGGACTCCATCATGGCACAACATCAAAGTATATACTGACAACCCGACATGCACTGGGCATCCACACATCATCCCTGACAACTCGGTGCCCATGAACTATCTGCTGATGCACCACGAAAAGGATACTGTGTACTACAGTGTATGGACAGTACGGTAGCTACTGCCATATGTGGGGTATTGAGCGATGCTGAGATCGACCGAATCCTGATCCATgcatatccatccatcccggGGATGGCCTCCCGTGGATCAACAATGAGTTCTGACCAACAATGTACCCATGGTTAGTCCACTCAACGCTGGAACACATCAGCAGGACGAGGTTTATTTCCGCTAAGCCAATAGTGCTGGCACAATAAATCGCTCGAGAACAATCGAACTTGGCCGTATTACGACACCATTCTCAGGATGGGTGGCACTGGCACGAGAGACCATGGTTGTCCACCGTCGCCCTTAACTTGTCCAGAGATGACTGGGGAACGTTATTCGCTCGTACCGCGGTATGCCACTGTCTTCTGGCCACATGTTGTTGGAGCTTGGTTTCCTGCCTTAAAGTGATTTACAGAATTGGGTCAAGAGCAACAGGAGATGCCACGCGCAGGAAGGGATACGTCCATCATTGGAAAATGACTTATCCCGCCCGCTTTGCATGTGAAATCGCTTGCTATTTGTAACTGCgcagtactagtagtataccAGTCAGGACCGTCAGAAGACTCTGACCACTCGTAGCATTGATGTTACCAAGTACTTCTAGTAGTGTCAACCAAGACATGCATGCACCGGTCTAGGTGGACCGACACTCAATGCTGTAGAGGAGAGCTGCGGAATGCCATGATTGGAGGCGAGCAGAGAGATGTACCTGGCTTCCACAGCCATATCCAGTTCCAGACGCATCCCGCCCTCCTTCGTCCATCTGCCCGTCCGCCGGGGAGGAGCCAATGACTGCGGACTATGCAGCAAGCGTGGCCATGAGGGAGAGCGTTAATCCGTGAGCATC harbors:
- a CDS encoding uncharacterized protein (COG:S;~EggNog:ENOG410PREH) — encoded protein: MFDFSNSPWTCDPSKLPDLESQTIRLKMEVLTLENPNRWHEVEAKPDNHSPPQELCRDSHTTSSQQGLSTNENIPNISFPQGVSGTEQGTVIGAQDLPAAVQITNMCVSLSAVGINESNEMLLGYVTDTMHRHNIYHLRSNAESVRNIHSKSLEELFAILSSSPSDVTAQESFTFQDRLKIAVDLACAVLHFHGSWLKREWRARDIMVFKDPRVSKHEPASKPAPKPVPVPYVEWDLNNEPSQVQVGTPFIHLGFVLVELSQCQTLEALKTGEDHDEVQIVANRNTALRLLPFVEAKSGQSYRQVTEQCLNWQNCTLDNDNVSKAVRSIIAPLVGYWRILEGTEHPH
- a CDS encoding uncharacterized protein (COG:S;~EggNog:ENOG410PREH;~SECRETED:SignalP(1-28)) — protein: MATGLEAAGVVLALLPLLVHQIGSYVEGLQMLNRLKWEVYRSWMERNYTALDNERAILLNTLLIAVDGITYCGFGD
- a CDS encoding putative sterol carrier protein (COG:I;~EggNog:ENOG410PHV6;~InterPro:IPR016039,IPR020613,IPR020617,IPR020616, IPR020615;~PFAM:PF00108,PF02803;~go_function: GO:0016746 - transferase activity, transferring acyl groups [Evidence IEA];~go_function: GO:0016747 - transferase activity, transferring acyl groups other than amino-acyl groups [Evidence IEA]), with the translated sequence MGKKPSGPAYVLGVGMTKFIKPRGKVDYHELGFEAGVKAMLDAHINYDDVEQGVACYVYGDSTCGQRVFYQFGLTQIPIYNVNNNCSTGSTGLAMARTMVSHGAADCVLVVGFEKMSPGSLQSVYNDRANPTGLFGTMMAETRGITNAPGAAQMFGNAGREYMEKYGAKTEDFAEIARINHEHSKRNPYSQFQDEYTLEQILKAPKIHEPLTKLQCCPTSDGAAAAVIVSQAFLDARPHLKDQAILIAGQQLASDNSSLYNRSSIDLMGFGMSRGACRAATAEAGVNVKDIKVCELHDCFSANEMITIDALELSDPGKAHEMVRKGDITYGGKMVINPSGGLISKGHPLGATGLAQCAELVWHLRGWANNRLVNGTDAALQHNLGLGGAVVVTVYKRADGKVATPVPSDVVAKISGLGYNPAVEAKGFTAEQAKSVQSKNHSDTWALGDTQERVLARF
- a CDS encoding uncharacterized protein (COG:S;~EggNog:ENOG410PMYE;~SECRETED:SignalP(1-19)) yields the protein MAQAISSTVFAIILQLGHWISVVQLGLFHDQVPVSLWEDEIGRLRVWAVDVGADERSSLSLDYRLRDSSHLKDQISNLLEQLQRSCEKLLEIANPGSADGKLPDSDMNEKIQTKLQTESQAESQTELQSIYHSVHNIVDCLFRIAPAIRQPARNHFVLGIKESGELPFEYSERHLVLENYSRADLRIVDRLATAISLRRKMLQYRRECHSNLAIGLDKLEEGESDTPNFVNRDMLQLGELEELKDSNCSRAALLEQEGDEAMVLFPCQIVGERYECPYCFFMVRVDCSEHSWAQHVLDDIMPYVCVFPCCPSPFRLYESRQEWSAHCQLHLKELANGLLGYQPECRPEYPRERRLPEWPIDWPTECPLCTLSTTSDTSWESHVAKHLEKLALLALRWHRRADNAEEIRVAYAYNCDGRAYGNVQGRFQDAPDWVGFEAPEPSTSEKTSSGKDAATESQSWKLLWWVCCRCGESRNADAEASECLSCKHCRCTSCRSVGG